From Microbacterium invictum, the proteins below share one genomic window:
- a CDS encoding response regulator transcription factor — protein sequence MRVLLVDDEVRLADGVRRGLEAEGMAVDVAHNGVDGLWRAREQDYDVIILDVMMPGMSGYRVCATLRAEQIWTPVLFLTAKDGEWDEVEGLDTGGDDWLTKPFSYPVLVARLRALVRRGARARPVVLEAGDLRLDPAARTVHRGDTEIELTSREIAVLDFLLRRRGEVVTKLEVLDNVWADDFEGDPNIVEVYIGRLRRKIDRPFGRDGIQTLRGAGYRLAADGG from the coding sequence ATGCGTGTACTGCTCGTGGACGACGAGGTGCGTCTCGCCGACGGGGTGCGCCGGGGGCTCGAGGCCGAGGGGATGGCGGTCGACGTCGCGCACAACGGCGTGGACGGACTGTGGCGCGCTCGTGAGCAGGACTACGACGTCATCATCCTCGACGTCATGATGCCCGGAATGAGCGGGTATCGCGTCTGCGCGACCCTGCGCGCCGAACAGATCTGGACGCCCGTGCTGTTCCTCACGGCGAAGGACGGCGAGTGGGACGAGGTCGAAGGCCTCGACACCGGCGGCGACGACTGGCTCACCAAGCCGTTCTCGTATCCGGTGCTCGTCGCGCGGCTGCGGGCGCTCGTGCGCCGCGGGGCGCGAGCTCGCCCGGTCGTGCTCGAAGCCGGCGACCTGCGGCTGGATCCCGCCGCGCGCACCGTCCACCGCGGTGACACCGAGATCGAACTGACCTCGCGCGAAATCGCGGTGCTCGATTTCCTGCTGCGCCGCCGCGGCGAGGTCGTCACCAAGCTGGAGGTGCTCGACAACGTCTGGGCCGACGACTTCGAGGGCGACCCGAACATCGTCGAGGTGTACATCGGCCGCCTGCGCCGCAAGATCGACCGCCCGTTCGGGCGCGACGGCATCCAGACCCTCCGCGGCGCGGGTTATCGACTGGCGGCCGATGGTGGCTGA
- a CDS encoding sugar transferase, with amino-acid sequence MSTSMLPVDELVGALAAPRVMPVLEKRLSQVRRHRAGTTVADTVIIALAAAVTATGQMITAETSVITAHRPALTAVIAAAVVALAWAASLVWLRAGAYRRGVGERLALLPILHSAVIGLAALAIVEGVSGSVVLPAHVAVTLPVGVAALVAAHAVRRTWMTQHRTTHSMATRTLVVGDRTSVEHVIRSLTADSRFSHNVVGTVVQGADSGTVDVDGAAYTVVAAPDGVAELARSLCIETVIVAGGSDDPDYVRRLSWSLEGAATNLILATRLADVARSRIAFERTNGLALTHVSIPRFDQPTMRTKRMLDVVVALVALVPIAVITPIIALLIRMDTPGGVFFKQQRIGRDGREFSILKFRTMTATAEKDRAALEEQNEGAGPLFKMKDDPRVTRVGAVLRKYSLDELPQFWNVLRGDMSVVGPRPPLPSEVRDYNGQVFRRLYVQPGITGLWQISGRSDLSWEQSVRLDLHYVENWSLATDLRIILRTAAVMVRPNGAY; translated from the coding sequence ATGAGCACCTCGATGCTGCCCGTCGATGAGCTGGTCGGCGCCCTCGCGGCGCCGCGCGTCATGCCGGTGCTCGAGAAGCGACTGAGCCAGGTGCGCAGGCACCGCGCGGGCACAACGGTCGCCGACACCGTCATCATCGCTCTCGCCGCCGCGGTGACCGCCACGGGGCAGATGATCACCGCCGAGACGTCGGTGATCACTGCGCACCGTCCCGCATTGACGGCCGTGATCGCTGCGGCGGTCGTAGCACTCGCGTGGGCGGCGTCGCTTGTGTGGCTTCGCGCCGGCGCCTATCGTCGCGGCGTGGGTGAGAGGCTCGCCCTCCTGCCGATCCTGCACTCCGCCGTCATCGGCTTGGCCGCACTGGCGATCGTCGAGGGCGTGTCGGGGTCGGTCGTGCTCCCCGCGCATGTTGCCGTGACGCTGCCCGTGGGTGTGGCCGCGCTCGTCGCTGCGCACGCCGTGCGGCGCACATGGATGACGCAGCATCGGACCACGCACTCGATGGCCACCCGGACGCTCGTCGTGGGCGACCGCACGAGCGTGGAGCATGTGATCCGCTCGTTGACCGCTGACTCGCGCTTCTCGCACAACGTCGTCGGAACGGTCGTCCAGGGCGCCGACAGCGGCACGGTAGACGTCGACGGTGCCGCCTACACGGTGGTCGCCGCGCCAGACGGGGTCGCCGAACTCGCCCGCAGCCTCTGCATCGAGACGGTCATCGTCGCGGGCGGCAGTGACGATCCCGACTACGTCCGTCGCCTCAGCTGGAGCCTCGAAGGCGCAGCCACCAACCTCATCCTCGCAACTCGCCTGGCGGATGTCGCCCGGTCCCGGATCGCTTTCGAGCGGACGAATGGGCTGGCCCTCACGCACGTGAGCATTCCCAGGTTCGACCAGCCGACCATGCGCACCAAGCGCATGCTCGACGTGGTCGTGGCGCTCGTCGCGCTCGTTCCGATCGCGGTGATCACTCCGATCATCGCCCTGCTCATCAGAATGGACACACCGGGGGGCGTGTTCTTCAAGCAGCAGCGGATCGGGCGCGACGGGCGCGAATTCAGCATCCTCAAGTTCCGCACGATGACGGCCACCGCCGAGAAGGACCGTGCTGCGCTCGAGGAGCAGAACGAAGGCGCTGGACCGCTCTTCAAGATGAAAGACGACCCGCGCGTGACGCGGGTGGGCGCCGTCCTTCGCAAGTACTCGCTCGACGAGCTGCCGCAGTTCTGGAACGTGCTGCGCGGCGACATGAGCGTCGTCGGGCCGCGGCCGCCGCTGCCCAGCGAGGTCCGCGACTACAACGGTCAGGTGTTCCGCCGGCTGTATGTGCAGCCCGGCATCACCGGCCTGTGGCAGATCAGCGGCCGCAGCGACCTGTCGTGGGAGCAGAGCGTGCGGCTCGACCTGCACTATGTGGAGAACTGGTCGCTCGCGACCGACCTGAGGATCATCCTGCGCACTGCAGCGGTGATGGTTCGCCCGAACGGCGCATACTGA
- a CDS encoding metalloregulator ArsR/SmtB family transcription factor has protein sequence MHAFEVLSDAVRRRLLELLGVGEQSAGTLTDVVRAEFGISQPAVSQHLKVLREEGFASVRAEGTRRFYAADPAGIAAAEAALARLRAPMAQRLDALHTEIARGRRQAASITEERGPSAPAAAGQKRAASAATAQTHAAPAARRKDAS, from the coding sequence GTGCACGCATTCGAAGTATTGAGTGATGCAGTTCGGCGACGACTGCTCGAACTGCTGGGCGTCGGCGAGCAGTCCGCCGGCACGCTGACCGACGTCGTTCGCGCCGAGTTCGGCATCTCGCAGCCCGCGGTGTCGCAGCACCTCAAGGTGCTGCGCGAGGAGGGGTTCGCGTCCGTGCGCGCGGAGGGCACACGCCGCTTCTACGCCGCCGACCCGGCCGGGATCGCCGCGGCCGAGGCTGCCCTCGCGCGACTGCGGGCGCCCATGGCGCAGCGCCTCGACGCCCTGCACACCGAGATCGCGCGAGGACGCCGCCAGGCGGCATCCATCACCGAAGAACGCGGCCCCTCGGCACCGGCCGCTGCGGGCCAGAAGCGTGCGGCATCCGCCGCCACTGCGCAGACACATGCGGCACCGGCCGCACGACGAAAGGACGCCTCATGA
- a CDS encoding holo-ACP synthase — translation MIVGIGVDLVDIPRFERSLARTPRLIERLFAPGERGLKSHSLAARYAAKEALIKALGGSDGLHWTDIEVASEPSGRPVFALSGETAETVHARGITAVHLSLTHDAGMAAAYVIAENGAAS, via the coding sequence GTGATCGTCGGCATCGGCGTCGACCTGGTCGACATTCCGCGGTTCGAGCGGTCGCTCGCCCGCACGCCGCGACTGATCGAGCGGCTCTTCGCGCCGGGGGAGCGCGGCCTCAAATCGCACTCGCTCGCCGCCCGCTACGCTGCGAAGGAAGCGCTGATCAAAGCGCTCGGCGGCTCGGACGGACTGCACTGGACCGACATCGAAGTGGCCTCCGAGCCCTCGGGCCGCCCCGTGTTCGCGCTGTCGGGCGAGACCGCCGAGACGGTGCACGCGCGCGGCATCACCGCGGTGCACCTGTCGCTCACCCACGACGCCGGCATGGCGGCCGCGTATGTGATCGCCGAGAACGGAGCCGCTTCGTGA
- a CDS encoding class I adenylate-forming enzyme family protein has protein sequence MTITTLEPVEPLDPLEPVEQELQHAHVVTGHGAESAEWNVAGFLAGRGHDASTAWVDGHRRFTHAELRGAATAIADALRERGIQRGDPVALLAGNGFFWVAAYLGILGAGMIAVPLSTDDDATEARRRAGWAGCRAVTLGQGQRWPTGDTAVPSLAEVDLPVGWDRTPAPSLDAAPVRAGADAVYVFTPGTLGQPRAVRITHDNIRANTESILDCLYLESSDRTLAVVPFTEAFGASLLHTHLRIGAALVRHQSTTIPETIVGSLERFNCTGFAGAPTVYSALVRNSSFTLRRLPQLRMLQQAGRSLAPVIDEEVARAHPSARLFVMYGQTEATATLSHLPVEERGRRAASIGRGIPGVRLRVVDAGGADVRTGDVGEIWATGGNISPGYLHDDIATARTMQGGVLRTGDLATVDDDGYIYLVDRPALHPR, from the coding sequence ATGACCATCACGACGCTGGAGCCGGTCGAGCCGCTCGACCCGCTGGAGCCGGTCGAGCAGGAGCTGCAGCACGCGCACGTCGTGACGGGGCACGGCGCCGAGTCGGCGGAGTGGAACGTCGCCGGCTTCCTCGCCGGCCGCGGGCACGACGCCTCGACCGCGTGGGTCGACGGCCACCGCCGCTTCACCCACGCCGAGCTCCGCGGCGCCGCGACCGCCATCGCCGACGCACTCCGCGAACGCGGCATCCAGAGAGGCGACCCGGTCGCCCTGCTGGCCGGCAACGGCTTCTTCTGGGTCGCCGCATACCTGGGCATCCTCGGCGCCGGCATGATCGCGGTGCCGCTGTCCACCGACGACGACGCCACAGAAGCACGCCGTCGCGCCGGATGGGCCGGCTGCCGCGCCGTCACCCTCGGGCAGGGACAGCGCTGGCCGACCGGCGACACCGCCGTGCCATCGCTGGCAGAGGTCGACCTGCCCGTCGGCTGGGATCGCACTCCCGCCCCGAGTCTCGACGCCGCCCCGGTGCGCGCCGGAGCAGACGCCGTGTACGTGTTCACTCCGGGCACCCTCGGCCAGCCGCGCGCCGTCCGCATCACGCACGACAACATCCGCGCCAACACCGAGTCGATCCTCGACTGCCTGTACCTCGAAAGTTCCGACCGCACGCTCGCCGTCGTGCCGTTCACCGAGGCGTTCGGCGCGTCGCTGCTGCACACGCACCTGCGCATCGGCGCCGCCCTCGTCCGCCACCAGTCCACGACGATCCCCGAGACGATCGTCGGCTCGCTCGAGCGGTTCAACTGCACCGGATTCGCCGGGGCGCCGACGGTCTACAGTGCGCTCGTGCGCAACAGCTCCTTCACGCTGCGCCGCCTGCCCCAGCTGCGCATGCTGCAGCAGGCGGGCAGGTCGCTCGCTCCGGTGATCGACGAAGAGGTCGCCCGGGCGCACCCGTCGGCACGCCTGTTCGTCATGTACGGCCAGACCGAGGCCACCGCGACCCTGTCGCATCTTCCGGTCGAGGAACGTGGCCGGCGAGCAGCCTCCATCGGCCGGGGCATTCCCGGTGTCCGGCTGCGGGTGGTGGATGCCGGGGGCGCCGACGTCCGCACCGGCGACGTCGGCGAGATCTGGGCGACGGGCGGCAACATCTCGCCCGGTTACCTCCACGACGACATCGCGACCGCCCGCACCATGCAGGGCGGCGTACTTCGCACCGGAGACCTCGCGACGGTCGACGACGACGGCTACATCTACCTCGTCGATCGCCCGGCGCTGCACCCGCGGTGA
- the tsaE gene encoding tRNA (adenosine(37)-N6)-threonylcarbamoyltransferase complex ATPase subunit type 1 TsaE: protein MTGLDCVVGVREIGSPADMEAFGRELGATLRAGDLVVLTGPLGAGKTTLTRGIADALGVRGPIQSPTFVIARTHPSLVDGPPLVHVDAYRLGSPAELDDLGLDYENSVTIVEWGRGMVDGLVDRWWEVELEQEWSGTGVDSACGTSGPAAREMEDNAPRKVIVTRHP, encoded by the coding sequence ATGACCGGGCTGGATTGCGTTGTCGGGGTGCGCGAGATCGGCTCGCCTGCCGACATGGAGGCGTTCGGACGAGAACTCGGCGCCACGCTGCGCGCCGGCGACCTCGTCGTGCTGACCGGCCCGCTGGGCGCCGGCAAGACGACCCTCACGCGCGGCATTGCCGACGCGCTGGGCGTGCGCGGCCCGATCCAGAGCCCGACGTTCGTGATCGCCCGCACGCACCCGTCGCTGGTCGACGGGCCACCGCTCGTGCACGTCGACGCCTACCGGCTCGGGTCTCCGGCCGAACTGGACGACCTCGGCCTGGACTACGAGAACTCCGTCACCATCGTCGAGTGGGGACGCGGCATGGTCGACGGCCTCGTCGACCGCTGGTGGGAGGTCGAGCTCGAGCAGGAGTGGAGCGGCACCGGCGTCGACAGCGCCTGCGGCACGAGCGGGCCGGCCGCCCGCGAGATGGAGGACAACGCGCCGCGGAAGGTCATCGTCACCCGGCATCCATGA
- a CDS encoding SRPBCC family protein — MNPLIEKHDDRYRLVYDEVYATGIDDLWDAVTTRDRLARWMADYTGDLRLGGTWEVASSDGEGTWGRGTITACDAPRSFTTTWHATGEEPTELVVRLEPVDGGTRLLLEHTGIQSIFYGAGWQAYLEQLTRHVADADAELGGEDAWQARFAELKPQYDARFGAL, encoded by the coding sequence ATGAACCCGCTCATCGAGAAGCACGACGACCGGTACCGCCTCGTCTACGACGAGGTCTACGCGACCGGCATCGACGACCTCTGGGATGCCGTGACCACGCGCGATCGCCTCGCGCGGTGGATGGCCGACTACACCGGCGACCTGCGGCTCGGCGGCACGTGGGAGGTGGCGAGCAGCGACGGTGAGGGGACGTGGGGCCGCGGCACCATCACCGCGTGCGATGCGCCGCGCTCGTTCACGACGACCTGGCATGCGACCGGCGAGGAGCCGACCGAACTCGTGGTGCGGCTCGAGCCCGTCGACGGCGGCACGCGGCTGCTGCTCGAGCACACCGGCATCCAGTCGATCTTCTACGGAGCCGGCTGGCAGGCGTATCTCGAACAGCTGACCCGCCACGTCGCCGACGCCGATGCCGAGCTCGGCGGTGAGGACGCGTGGCAGGCACGGTTCGCCGAACTCAAGCCGCAGTACGACGCGCGCTTCGGCGCGCTGTGA
- the glmS gene encoding glutamine--fructose-6-phosphate transaminase (isomerizing), with protein sequence MCGIVGYVGPRDSQAILLSGLARLEYRGYDSAGIAVIDGDGDLDMRKRAGKLQVLRDDLAAHPMPDGTTGIGHTRWATHGGPTDANAHPHLADDDKLAVIHNGIIENFSDLKNELVEAGFTFRSETDTEVAAVLLGREYAASGSLVEAFRAVVTRLEGAFTLLAMHRDEPGLVVGARRNSPLVIGLGEGENFLGSDVAAFVEHTRNALAIGQDEIVSITPAGVEVTDFAGRPVEVEPFEVVWDAAAAEKGGWPSFMAKEVSEEPEAVANTIRGRVRDGEVVIPELDGLDDLFLGISRIVVIACGTAAYAGQTGKYALEQWTRIPVDVELAHEFRYRDPVIGPDTLVVSISQSGETMDTLMAVKYAREHGAKTLSICNTQGATIPRESDAIVYTHAGPEVAVASTKAFVAQITALYLLALHIGRLRGVLSAEASAANVAELEAVPDKISRVLEGEQAHIEQFAHWMADTQSVLFLGRHVGYPIALEGALKLKEISYIHAEGFAAGELKHGPIALIEPGQPVFVIVPSPRESAELHKKVVSNIQEIRARGARVIAVAEEGDAAVLPFADEVLRIPLAGPLFEPLLAVVPLHIFAMGLATAKGLDVDQPRNLAKSVTVE encoded by the coding sequence ATGTGTGGAATCGTCGGATATGTCGGCCCGCGTGACAGCCAGGCCATCCTGCTCTCGGGGCTCGCCCGCCTCGAATACCGCGGCTACGACTCCGCCGGTATCGCCGTCATCGACGGTGACGGCGACCTCGACATGCGCAAGCGCGCCGGCAAGCTGCAGGTACTCCGCGACGACCTCGCAGCGCACCCGATGCCCGACGGGACGACGGGCATCGGCCACACCCGCTGGGCCACGCACGGCGGCCCGACCGACGCGAACGCGCACCCGCATCTGGCCGACGACGACAAGCTCGCCGTCATCCACAACGGCATCATCGAGAACTTCTCCGACCTGAAGAACGAACTCGTCGAGGCAGGATTCACCTTCCGCAGCGAGACCGACACCGAGGTCGCCGCCGTGCTGCTGGGGCGCGAATACGCGGCATCCGGCAGCCTCGTCGAGGCGTTCCGCGCCGTCGTCACGCGTCTCGAGGGGGCCTTCACCCTCCTGGCCATGCACCGCGACGAGCCCGGCCTCGTGGTCGGCGCGCGCCGCAATTCGCCGCTGGTGATCGGCCTCGGCGAGGGCGAGAACTTCCTCGGCTCCGACGTCGCCGCCTTCGTCGAGCACACCCGCAACGCGCTCGCGATCGGTCAGGACGAGATCGTCTCGATCACGCCGGCCGGCGTCGAGGTCACCGACTTCGCGGGCCGGCCCGTCGAGGTCGAGCCGTTCGAAGTCGTCTGGGACGCCGCCGCCGCCGAGAAGGGCGGCTGGCCCTCGTTCATGGCCAAGGAGGTCTCGGAAGAGCCCGAGGCCGTCGCCAACACCATCCGCGGTCGCGTGCGCGACGGCGAGGTCGTGATCCCCGAGCTCGACGGGCTGGACGACCTGTTCCTCGGCATCTCGCGGATCGTCGTGATCGCCTGCGGCACCGCCGCCTACGCGGGCCAGACCGGCAAGTACGCGCTCGAGCAGTGGACCCGCATCCCCGTCGACGTCGAACTCGCCCACGAGTTCCGCTACCGTGACCCGGTCATCGGGCCCGACACCCTCGTCGTGTCGATCTCACAGTCCGGCGAGACCATGGACACCCTCATGGCCGTCAAGTACGCGCGTGAGCACGGCGCCAAGACCCTGTCGATCTGCAACACGCAGGGCGCGACCATTCCCCGTGAGTCGGATGCCATCGTCTACACGCATGCCGGTCCCGAGGTCGCCGTGGCCTCGACCAAGGCCTTCGTGGCGCAGATCACCGCGCTGTACCTGCTCGCGCTGCACATCGGACGCTTGCGCGGCGTGCTGTCAGCCGAGGCGTCGGCCGCGAACGTCGCCGAGCTCGAAGCCGTGCCCGACAAGATCTCGCGGGTGCTCGAGGGCGAGCAGGCCCACATCGAGCAGTTCGCGCACTGGATGGCCGACACTCAGTCGGTGCTGTTCCTCGGTCGTCACGTGGGCTACCCGATCGCCCTCGAGGGCGCGCTCAAGCTCAAGGAGATCTCGTACATCCACGCCGAGGGCTTCGCCGCCGGCGAGCTCAAGCACGGCCCGATCGCACTGATCGAGCCGGGGCAGCCGGTGTTCGTGATCGTGCCGTCGCCGCGCGAGTCGGCCGAGTTGCACAAGAAGGTCGTCTCGAACATCCAGGAGATCCGCGCTCGCGGCGCCCGCGTGATCGCGGTCGCCGAAGAGGGCGACGCGGCCGTGCTGCCGTTCGCCGACGAGGTGCTGCGGATTCCGCTGGCCGGACCCCTGTTCGAGCCGCTGCTGGCGGTCGTGCCGCTGCACATCTTCGCGATGGGGCTCGCGACCGCCAAGGGCCTCGACGTGGATCAGCCCCGCAACCTCGCGAAGTCCGTCACCGTCGAATAG
- the alr gene encoding alanine racemase, producing the protein MPEGVMREAVIDIGAITANVRHLRKLTESQIIAVVKADGYGHGAVRSAAAALEGGATRLAVADVAEALALRRGGIDAPIMAWLHAPGASFVEAASQGIELGISNIEQLLAAAAAASRDQPVSVHLKVETGLARNGIAPADYSVVFAEAARLERLGKLRITGIFSHLSNASAADDRTAVSRFQVALAAAAQQGITPQLRHIAATHAAIDLPESRFDCVRIGLGIYGLSPFPDRSAADLGLRPAMTLRAAVAAVRRVPAGQGVSYGYTHRTATESTLALVPLGYADGVPRAASGKGSVSVGGRRFTVAGRIAMDQFVVDVGETPVAVGDEVVLFGDPTLGVPSADEWGDASGSINYEIVTRIGPRVPRRQVSQ; encoded by the coding sequence ATGCCGGAGGGCGTGATGCGCGAGGCCGTGATCGACATCGGGGCGATCACCGCCAACGTCCGCCATCTGCGCAAGCTCACCGAGTCGCAGATCATCGCGGTCGTGAAAGCCGACGGCTACGGGCACGGCGCCGTCCGCTCGGCGGCGGCGGCGCTCGAGGGCGGGGCGACGCGGCTCGCCGTCGCCGACGTCGCCGAGGCGCTCGCGCTGCGGCGCGGGGGCATCGATGCGCCGATCATGGCGTGGCTGCACGCTCCGGGTGCGTCGTTCGTCGAAGCGGCGTCGCAGGGGATCGAGCTCGGCATCTCGAACATCGAGCAGCTGCTGGCGGCCGCGGCCGCGGCATCCCGTGACCAACCCGTCTCGGTGCACCTCAAAGTCGAGACGGGGCTCGCGCGCAACGGGATCGCGCCGGCCGACTACTCGGTCGTGTTCGCCGAGGCGGCCCGGCTCGAACGGCTCGGCAAGCTGCGGATCACGGGGATCTTCAGCCACCTCTCCAACGCCAGCGCCGCCGACGACCGGACCGCGGTGTCGCGGTTCCAGGTCGCGCTCGCGGCGGCCGCGCAGCAGGGCATCACTCCGCAGCTGCGGCACATCGCCGCCACGCACGCGGCGATCGACCTGCCCGAGTCGCGCTTCGACTGCGTGCGCATCGGCCTGGGCATATACGGGCTGTCGCCGTTCCCCGACCGCAGTGCCGCCGATCTCGGACTGCGCCCCGCGATGACACTGCGCGCCGCGGTGGCTGCCGTGCGGAGGGTGCCGGCCGGACAGGGCGTCTCGTACGGATACACGCACCGCACGGCCACCGAGTCCACCCTCGCGCTCGTGCCGCTGGGGTATGCCGACGGCGTGCCGCGCGCGGCATCCGGCAAGGGATCCGTCTCGGTCGGCGGGCGCCGGTTCACCGTGGCGGGGCGCATCGCCATGGACCAGTTCGTCGTCGACGTCGGCGAGACTCCGGTCGCGGTCGGCGACGAGGTCGTGCTGTTCGGCGACCCGACCCTCGGCGTGCCGTCGGCCGACGAGTGGGGTGACGCATCGGGCTCGATCAACTACGAGATCGTCACGCGCATCGGGCCCCGCGTGCCGCGCCGGCAGGTTTCGCAGTGA
- a CDS encoding sensor histidine kinase, producing the protein MVADRQVDAGAPAPRRALSIRTRITIGATLVVALVLGLGAWGIVALLGQTLTTGVATRLESELTSIADGLDEGLVASAWIAERDDDVLIAWRTGSSTVINDDAALALPTPPADQPVRTTIAGEPLLVVAETRDDGVLVLGASLRDVTDAVGAATTLLLVGVPLAVAVIALVVWAVAARALTPVERIRRQVESIDAEALDRRVPGDGSGDEIDRLAGTMNRMLDRVEEGYRARQRFAGDASHELRSPLATIRQFAELTRTHPEAAPSGELADVVLDEGARMQDILEGLLLLARLDEAAVRAGGTVDLDDLMLAEAQRIRALDRIAVDARAIAAVPVAGDERLLGRAVRNVVDNAVRHASSRIALGVRAVDGRALIWVDDDGAGLPASDREHVFERFVRLDEARSREAGGSGLGLAIVREIAAAHGGSVRIDDAPGGGARFVLELPEATG; encoded by the coding sequence ATGGTGGCTGATCGACAAGTGGATGCCGGTGCCCCGGCGCCCCGGCGAGCCCTCTCGATCCGCACGCGCATCACCATCGGCGCGACCCTCGTGGTCGCGCTCGTCCTGGGTCTCGGAGCCTGGGGGATCGTCGCCCTGCTCGGACAGACACTCACCACCGGCGTCGCGACGCGGCTCGAGTCCGAGCTCACCAGCATCGCCGACGGCCTGGATGAGGGCCTCGTGGCATCCGCGTGGATCGCCGAGCGCGACGACGACGTGCTGATCGCCTGGCGCACCGGATCGAGCACCGTCATCAACGATGACGCGGCGCTGGCCCTGCCGACTCCGCCGGCCGACCAGCCTGTGCGCACCACGATCGCCGGTGAGCCCCTGCTCGTGGTCGCCGAGACGCGCGACGACGGTGTCCTCGTGCTGGGCGCGTCGCTGCGCGACGTGACAGACGCGGTCGGTGCCGCGACGACGCTGCTGTTGGTGGGCGTGCCGCTCGCAGTCGCGGTGATCGCCCTCGTGGTGTGGGCGGTGGCGGCGCGTGCGCTGACCCCGGTCGAGCGGATCCGGCGCCAGGTCGAGTCCATCGACGCCGAAGCGCTCGATCGGCGCGTGCCGGGCGACGGCTCGGGCGATGAGATCGACCGTCTCGCCGGCACCATGAACCGCATGCTCGACCGGGTCGAAGAGGGCTACCGGGCGCGGCAGCGCTTCGCCGGCGATGCGTCGCACGAGCTGCGCTCGCCGCTGGCGACGATCCGGCAGTTCGCCGAACTGACACGCACCCACCCCGAAGCCGCACCATCCGGCGAGCTTGCCGACGTCGTGCTCGACGAGGGTGCGCGCATGCAGGACATCCTCGAAGGCCTGCTGCTGCTCGCCCGTCTCGACGAAGCGGCGGTACGCGCGGGCGGCACCGTCGATCTCGACGACCTGATGCTCGCCGAAGCGCAGCGCATCCGCGCACTCGACCGAATCGCCGTCGACGCGCGCGCGATCGCCGCGGTGCCGGTGGCCGGCGACGAGAGGCTCCTCGGCCGCGCGGTGCGAAATGTCGTCGACAACGCCGTCCGCCACGCATCGTCGCGCATCGCCCTCGGCGTGCGCGCGGTCGATGGGCGGGCGCTGATCTGGGTCGACGACGACGGCGCCGGCCTACCGGCATCCGATCGGGAACACGTCTTCGAGCGATTCGTGCGCCTCGACGAGGCCCGATCGCGAGAAGCCGGCGGCAGTGGCCTGGGCCTCGCGATCGTCCGGGAGATCGCGGCCGCCCACGGCGGTTCGGTCCG